One Nematostella vectensis chromosome 10, jaNemVect1.1, whole genome shotgun sequence genomic window, TTGATCTGAAGATCAATAAAACACTTACCCTTTTGTTAAGGCAGACGACAGGCCATAGAGACATACCAAGtgtgcaacaacaacagatacAGCCACAAAGCAACCAGCGGACACTGACAGGCATTGTCTTGTTTAACACTCGATTCACACGATTTATGGTTGCTTTATATTCTTCTGGGGCAACCTATGTTGAAACAAAACAGGGGTCCATGATGTGAAAAAAGGCCCTGTGTATTGGGCGCTTTTCAACTTTGAAAGTCAtttttcattgaaaaaaatttCTAAGGGGCCGGTTGCATGACGAATTTTAGCCAGGGCTGAAACTTCAGCCTGGGTAGCTGTTTACCGATTATGTGCCTCAAATCTAGCCAGGGCTGAAACTTCAGCCTGGGTAGCTGCTTACCGATTATGTGCCTCAAATCTAGCCTGGGCTGAGGTCTATTCAACCCGGGATGAAATTGGATTGTGTATTGTTTTCCAGCCCAACTGAGATATTTTTACATGATTTCATGGCGTGATTACATGGATATGTATCATAGCTTGCTGACATGACTATTAAAGGTAGTTTTTATGGTCTTTCTTGCATCACAAAACACCCCAGAATTGCTTTAGAGTTTGTTTGCTCACATAATGTGTGACGGATTGTGTTTTCAGTGGGGGATCACTCTAACATGGTTTTATAATAACGAATTAAGGGAATACTAGTTCTTTTCACTGTGATAACCACATTTTgctaagaaaaaaagttgtttCTGTCAATCGATTAACTGTAAAAAATAACATGATAATAAACAAAGtcttatttgtattttgaacCATTAagaattaatattttttttacaacagaGTTAAACATTTtcaggaaataaaaaaatgtcctTGTGAATGCGTGGCCACAGTTTAACATTACAATGTTATTTCAGATCTTAACTAGAACTAGATCATATCTAGAAACAAGTAGACTAAAACAAAATCATATCTTAGAAGTTTAGGTACACAATGCCACAATGACAAAacagaacaaaaacaatacGATAATACTTTCGAACGTAGAGGGGAAAGGTTCGAACGAATTCAATAAAATTACACCTAAATAGGGAGACAGTGAGAATAACTAGATTTGCTAAACGCTAAGCGTATAAAAATTGCTGATCATTGATCAACGGTGGTAAAAACTGACTTGAACATGCCGTAAAGCTAAATTATCtgacaacaaaaacacaacattGCGATCACGAATGTAGCATCATGACTTGACTTGCCTTCGCGTTGAGTCCTTGAGGAAAATCCGGGTCAAATTTACTGTTTAAACCAAACCTGTAAacaaataaagtataaaatagTTAACAATAATGATAACTTCGAAAACAAGCCCATGATTTGGGTAAGTTTATGGGATATTTTGACTGACCGAGTGTTGGATTTGAGGGCTGTAAACATTCAAACTTACAGGGTCATGTGTCCGACTCCTCGAACGACCACGGGCTCCGGTTGATTAGGAACATAGTCCTCAGAAATGCGAGATTCCTCGACGCCTTCAATGTTTTCGTCAAAAATGGCGTCAAAGTTCGCCATTCACAAGAACTCGACAAAGATTTTAGAGCGCTTTCAACAAGGCGCTCTCAGCGGCCATAGAGAATCGCATGGTACTTTATAGCAGAATTTTCTTCACCATATGTATGTAAATATGGTATTGCGTCACAGTAAACTACCATCATTTCCTATCATTTCCTATCATAAATCATATTCTGCCTTTGGAGCACTCCTTAGTTGGGCATGGAGGATACGCACGCGTCGAGTCAGTCGACCGCCAAAGGGTAGTCTTTCCTCACAACCCAGGGGCgcatccaggatttcaaaatggctggagagacggcttataactgatccagcggttcttggtaggtcactaaATAGATTTAGCAATAATTCAAGCTGAGTtgaatttgtcgcgtcagcaaagtcaagcaggcggtTGCACATGAACAGTGCCTTCTCCGtagtttcttcaaacaaagtgacttttcaattttttttggctcaagaaggggggtggatatccacccaatccacccccctgTATGCGGCCCTGCAACTAGAATTGcctaataatttttttcacaatttcTGCTGCGATATCCCACTCCCTACATTCTCCACGCTCGTATATCTTTTGTTTTACTCGTTCTGTTCACGGCCTGAACCAATATATCATTTCAGTTTGCGTTTTTCTCTCGAAATAAGAGTTATGCAGTAGATGTAACTTCGCATACGTCATATTACGATTCGCGCCTTTTTAGGCGCGATCGTCCTTAATATGTCCAATCTTCGTAAAGCCTATAACTCCTATTGAATATTTCGTTTTtgcgagggagggggggtggtgcGGGTGGGAGGGTGCAGTAGTACGAATTGTGTGTGTATGCCCCTAATATATCAGGAGGACGCTTTAGTACGATTATATGCCCTATATCAGGAGGTTGCTGTAGTACGAATTGTATATGCGAATGCccccacaggtagcccaggctctgtcaacaggtagcccaggctctgtACCCCAGGCTCTATCTCTGTCTCTGAGTAACTTGATCCGACCGGAATATTGACTGTACAAGTTGGGGGCACGATGCGACGACCAAGGACCCTAACCAAGACGGGGGGGCATGGTGCGACGACCAAGGACCCTAACCAAGACGGGGGGGGCATGGTGCGACGACCAAGGACCCTAACCAAGACGGGGGACATGGTGCGACGACCAAGGACCCTAACCAAGACGGGGGGCATGGTGCGACGACCAAGGACCCTGACCAAGACGGGGGGGCATGGTGCGACGACCAAGGACCCTGACCAAGACGGGGGGGGCATGGTGCGACGACCAAGGACCCTGACCAAGACGGGGGGGCATGGTGCGACGACCAAGGACCCTAACCaagacgggggggggggcatggtgCGACGACCAAGGACCCTAACCAAGACGGGGGACATGGTGCGACGACCAAGGACCCTAACCAAGACGGGGGGCATGGTGCGACGACCAAGGACCCTGACCAAGACGGGGGGGCATGGTGCGACGACCAAGGACCCTGACCAAGACGGGGGGGGGCATGGTGCGACGACCAAGGACCCTGACCAAGACGGGGGGGCATGGTGCGACGACCAAGGACCCTAACCAAGACGGGGGGGGGCATGGTGCGACGACCAAGGACCCTAACCAAGACGGGGGGGGCATGGTGCGACGACCAAGGACCCTGACCAAGACGGGGGGGGGCATGGTGCGACGACCAAGGACCCTAACCaagacgggggggggggggggggcatggtgCGACGACCAAGGACCCTAACCAAGACGGGGTTGGGGCATGATGCGACGACCAAGGACCCTAACCAATACGGGGGGTGTTTTCGGTCGGAGTGGATTTGCGTAATTAGAtttatcaaatatatataGATGTACCCAAGATGGTGCCTATTGGCCACCCAAGATGGTGCCTATTTGAATTCGTTCGTTGCGTTACCCTACATGGCACATAACAAGAGTAGGATCAAGAGTACAACATCGAATATTCAGCTCTTTCTCTCTTCGGGCACGCAAAAAGTGCTTGGTCGGAGCATGTATCGGAGGATATTGTAATTTGGACAAACATTTTGGCAATAATAAGCGGCAAATCAACTCATGGTGTTTAAATTCTTCCCACTTTTATTATGGATAGAAATAAAATGTACATTGAGCAATAGTTCAGTATCTTCACACGTAATATTGACGATGTTGATATGCTTATGTTGAGTTGGTCAAAGAATCATGTTCATCCAATTGTACACGCGATGAGCGGTATCTAAAGAATCACCCTATTTCTTGAAGCGCCATATTCACCAGAATGTGGTCTACGTCCGAAACCATCCAAATCCCCAATGAGCCTTTCGTCTCGCGGAGACATCAAGTCGAGGCGAACTGACGGCTCATAACCATTTGCTGAGCCCACGTTTGGGTTGTTCTGCAGATCCGAAAGGCGCTGTGGTGGTTCCCGGTTTCTGTTGTTCCCAGGCCTACTCTTCTCGAGTTTTAGTTTCTCAAGCTCGCGGTTTAAAAGCTTTCGCTCGTGCAGGAGTTGCCGTTCGCGATCTAACAGAGTTGATACCTGAGGAAGGCATTAGCATCCACTTAGTTTTCGTGTCACCCATTATCTCGGGGACCTCGTAATGGTTGCTAGTTTATTGTCGATAGTCGCGTGTACTATTCTTTTGTCGATAGTCACGTCTATTATTCTATTGTCGATACTCTCGTATCGTATTGACCGGTATCGACTGAGTTGCTGTCTTTGTCGTGCATACAGTAAACACCTGCGCATAAAAACCTAAAATTAAGGTTCTAATAAATTAATTTACCTTTTGACAAATCAGGCTGTGTAGGTTCTTaaggtatgaatcaacacaaggttgaaaaggtatgtttaacgcctctgtgaaacagagtggttgcgctaacgtttcgagcgttagcccttcgtcggacGGACGTCTGTTTCACggaggcgtttaacataccttttcaaccttgtgttgattcgtactttgtctacaccacgtctacgcagaccatctagtttttctacagcttgaatgtagtctttctagttataccatgtGTAGGTTCTTAATTggacatttttttcatatacacTGAACAATAACAGTGTCTAGTCAGAATGCTTGCTAAACACAACATATAAGCCCCTGTTGTATTTAACTACAGCATACAAGCTGAACACAACATATAAGCCCATGTTGTATTTATAACTACAGCTTACAAGCTATACACAAAATATAAGCCCATGTTGTATTGAACTACAGCATACAAGCTAAACACCACATATATGTAAGCCAATGTTGTATTTAACTACAAAAATGCACCAAACATTTATGAAaagtatattttctttcttgttatGCACACTCACCCCCATTGTCCCGCGGAAGTGTGAAGGATTTGGGCTAGCgttcgcgaactccagcccagcggaatacagagaaaagaggcctctgctagcagggaaatttTAATCCTAAACAAAACTGAAACCACCCTCTCGACAcaaaactgcagtcaaatgccCTTACCCTTCTGGGTGCAAACGGTACAACTACATGAAATTTTAGACAACAAGCAACAAGATGAGCCAGTACcctaaggttttttttttgttcgtcCCCACTCCCCTAGGGTGAGGACGTGTCTAAGAGTCAAAAACCATCATTTCCACCCCCCTCGGGACAGATTCTCGTTGAAAACTGCTCTAAACCCCCACGGtaaccccacacttccccgggaccatgggggtgggggtgggagtTTAAAATTAAGAGTGCATTATCAACTGTAAATcagaattttgacaaaagttTTGAGTGATCTTTCAAGTAAGCCCCTATTTTCCACACCAGGCTAATTAAGTTCTTAGAAATAGGGTGCTTACAGCGCGACCAAGAAAACGTGAACACCGGaaatatgtgtggaatgtttgttccgaccaatcacttgcgagatattcaaacagtcaactagaaacatGTCTCAACAAGTCTTAGTGTCTGAATTCTCGCGTCTGATTCttcagaagacaataaactTTCCACACATATTTAaggtgttcacggttttactggttgCGCTGTAAAATGCCAAATTGTTCAGgtttgtgttgtacatgtttgtgttgtacagGTTCGTGTTGTACAGGTTTGTGTTGTACGGGTTTGTGTTGTACAGGTTTGTGTTGTACGGGTTTTTGTTGTACAAGTTCGTGTTGTACAGGTTTGTGTTGTACAGGTTTGTGTTGTGCAGGTTCGTGTTGTACATTTTCGTGTTGTGCGGGTTCGTGTTGTGCCGGTTCGTGTTGTACGGGTTTGTGTTGTAAGGGTTCGTGTTGTACAGGTTCGTGTTGTAAGGGTTTGTGTTGTACAGGTTTGTGTTGTACAGGCTCGTGTTGTACAGGTTTGTGTTGTACCGGTTTGTGTTGTACGGGTTTGTGTTGTACAAGTTCGTGTTGTACAGGTTTGTGTTGTACAGGTTTGTGTTGTGCAGGTTCGTGTTGTACATGTTCGTGTTGTACGGGTTCGTGTTGTGCAGGTTCGTGTTGTACGGGTTTGTGTTGTAAGGCTTTGTGTTGTACGGGTTCGTGTTGTACATGTTCGTGTTGTACAGGTTTGTGTTGTACAGGTTCGTGTTGTACGGGTTTGTGTTGTACGGGTTCGTGTTGTACGGGTTCGTGTTGTACAGGTTCGTGTTGTACGGGGTTGTGTTGTACAGGTTTGTGTTGTAAGGGTTCGTGTTGTACAGGTTCGTATTGTACAGGTTCGTGTTGTACAGGTTTGTGTTGTACAGGTCCGTGTTGTACAGGTTTGTGTTGCACAGGTTCGTGTTGTACAGGTTCGTGTTGTACAGGTTTGTGTTGTAAggctttgtgttgtacaggtTTGTGTTGTACGGGTACTGTTTTTCGTAAGTCGGGAGGTCACTTTTTTATCTAATTTTGTTACTTGCCTGCACGCTTGCTGCGTCTGCTCGGGTTTCTGCGTCTGAAGCCATCTTCTGCAACTTAGAAATGGCCTGCTTCGAAGTCTCTAGTTTTGACTCGAGCtgagaaacaagacaaaacgAATATGTTATAGCTGCAGCCCAACCCTGAGGAGTTCTGCTTACAAATAAGTGGCCATATCTGGGGTTGAGTTATTTCTAATCCCCCGGTAGTAACCGGGACAGTTAGCCGGTTAGTATCCGGCCGAGATTCCCAGTAGTAACCTGGACAGTTAGCTCACTGGCCGAGATTCCCAGTAGTAACCGGGACAGTTAGCTCACCGGCCGAGATTCCCGGTAGTAACCGGGACAGTTAGCTCACCGGCCAAGATTCCCGGTAGTAACCTGGACAGTTAGCTCACTGGCCGAGATTCCCAGTAGTAACCGGGACAGTTAGCTCACCGGCCGAGATTTCCAGTAGTAACAGGGACAGTTAGCTCACCGGCCGAGATTCCCGGTAGTAACCGGGACAGTTAGCTCACCGGCTGAGATTCCCGGTAGTAACCGGGACAGTTATCTTTCCGGCCGAGATTCCCAGTTGTAACCGGGACAGTTAGCTCACAAGCCGAGATTCCCAGTAGTAACCGGGACATTTAGCTCACCGGCCGAGATTCCCAGTAGTAACCGGGACAGTTAGCTCACCGGCCGAGATTCCCAGTTGTAACCGGGTTAGTCAACTTACCGGCCGAGGTCTCCAATGACGCCCTGGTTATTTACGGGCAAGATTGGCTGTATAATTAACCCATTTTTTAAAGACAAACATCAAGCAAATAAAGTCGCATTTTAAAACTTCATGTaaatttgcaaagtttttttttttacatgttttTGAGAGATGATAGCTACATCTCGCATATTTTGACAGGAGCTAGCGTAAAGGAAAGCTGGTTGGCTGATTGTTTAAAATGCTGTAATTGGTTCAAATAAGGGTGATATGCACCAGCTCTAATCCCCACCTGGTCTGCCCTTTGTCGTTCGTCAACAAGATGGCTGTTCAACTCGTCGTTTCGCTTGCGCTGTTTATTGATTTCTTGTctggcgaaaaaaaaatgatatattgAAATTATCTCAGGCATATCTTTTCCCTGAATATAATGATAAACTATAATCTAGATACGAAATATCAGATATTTCATGTATTAAGTCATTAAATTGACTAAAATTGATCGAACCTAAACAAAGCCCAATTTACACGATATGCTCTTTATAAGATAATTGTCATAAATCTGAAAAGCATACAAGACTAACAAGGGGAAATCAAGCAGCGGCGAATAATGAAGATATAATATTCTGGTCATTTATAATTGAAAGGGcagatttgtttttcttccgtggatttcctcacattcttttgttttattttacttttcaaTTCCGAGAATGGAGCCACCTCTATTTGGCGAGGGTCTCTGTGGTTTCTACATTTTCACCATTTTCCACTACGCTGGCCACTTCAAGTATGTTCGCGATCGTTTTGTATAATACCTTAGTCGTGGACTACTTTTTACCTTAATTCTACTACCGTCTGCTCGAAGCGTTGAGTTACCGCCTTTGATTCCTCTTTCCACCTGAAAAGCGCCAGAATGTTATTCATTCCTCAAGAACAGGGGTGTTGGAAACAAGAACTCAATCAAGAACATGATGCTCTAGTTCGaaaggggaggggagtagAGAGTGGCCATAGCAACGCTGATCAGCGGGCTAAAAGTACATTACGTGGACACAAGACCCTGGACACCGACGCTTTGCTGAGTACTGAGGGGGGAGAGGCTTATGTGTGGTGGGTTCACTTACTGGTCACCGACGCGTTGCGGAGTACTGAGGGGGGAGAGGCTTATGTGTGGTGGGTTCACTTACTAGACACCGACGTGTGCGGAGTActgagggggggagggcttatgTGTGGTGGGATAACTTACTGGACACCGACGTGTGCGGAGTactgagggggggaggggcttatgTGTGGTGGGATAACTTACTGGACACCGACGTGTGCGGAGTActgagggggggagggcttatgTGTGGTGGGATAACTTACTGGACACCGACGTGTTGCAGAGaactgaggggggaggggcttatgTGTGGTGGGTTCACTTACTGGACACCGACGTGTGCGGAGtactgaggggggaggggcttatgTGTGGTGGGATAATTTACTGGGCACCGACGTGTGCGGAGTactgaagggggaggggcttatgTGTGGTGGGATAACTTACTGGACACCGACGTGTTGCAGAGaactgaggggggaggggcttatgTGTGGTGGGTTCACTTACTGGACACCGACGTGTTGCAAAGaactgggggggaggggcttatgTGTGGTGCGTTCACTTACTGGACACCAACGTGTGTGGAGtactgaggggggaggggcttatgTGTGGTGGGTTCACTTACTGGACACCGACGTGTTGCAGAGaactgaggggggaggggcttatgTGCGGTGGGTTTACTTACTGGACACCGACGTGTTGCGGAGtactgagggggaggggcttatgTGTGGTGGGTTCACTTACTGGACACCGACGCATTGCGGAGTACTGAGGGGGGAAGGGCTTATGTGTGTGGGATAACTTACTGGACACCGACGTGTTGCAGAGaactgaggggggaggggcttatgTGTGGTGGGTTCACTTACAGGACACTGACGCGTTGCGGAgtactgaggggggggggggcttatgTGTGGTGGGTTCACTTACTGGACACCGACGTGTGCGGAGTACTGAGGGGGAGGGCTTATGTGTGGTGGGATAAATTACTGGACATCGACGTGTTGCAGATaactgaggggggaggggcttatgTGTGGTGGGTTCACTTGCAGGACACTGACGCGTTGCGGAGTActgagggggggggcttaTGTGTGGTGGGTTCACTTACTGGACACCGACGTGTGCGGAGtactgaggggggagggcttatGTGTGGTGGGTTCACTTACAGGACACTGACGCATTGCGGAgtactgagggggggggggcttatgTGTGGTGGGTTCACTTACTGGACACCGACGTGTGCGGAGTActgagggggggagggcttatgTGTGGTGGGATAACTTACTGGACACCGACGTGTGCGGAGtactgaggggggagggcttatGTGTGGTGGGTTCACTTACAGGACACTGACGCATTACGGAgtactgagggggggggggcttatgTGTGGTGGGTTCACTTACTGGACACCGACGTGTGCGGAGTACTGAGGGGGAGGGCTTATGTGTGGTGGGATAAATTACTGGACATCGACGTGTTGCAGATaactgaggggggaggggcttatgTGTGGTGGGTTCACTTGCAGGACACTGACGCGTTGCGGAGTACTGAGGGGGGGGCTTATGTGTGGTGGGTTCACTTACTGGACACCGACGTGTGCGGAGTACcgagggggagggcttatGTGTGGTGGGATAAATTACTGGACATCGACGTGTTGCAGATaactgaggggggaggggcttatgTGTGGTGGGTTCACTTGCAGGACACTGACGCGTTGCGGAgtactgaggggggggggcttatgTGTGGTGGGTTCACTTACTGGACACCGACGTGTGCGGAGtactgaggggggaggggcttatgTGTGGTGGGTTCACTTACAGGACACCGACGTGTGCGGAGtactgaggggggaggggcttatgTGTGGTGGGTTCACTTACTGGACACCGACGTGTGCAGAGTACTGAGGGGGAAGGGGCTTATGTGTGGTGGGTTCACTTACAGGACACCGACGTGTGCGGAGtactgaggggggaggggcttatgTGTGGTGGGTTCACTTACTGGACACCGACGTGTGCAGAGtactgaggggggaggggcttatgTGTGGTGGGTTCACTTACAGGACACTGACGCGTTGCGGAGTActgagggggggggcttaTGTGTGGTGGGTTCACTTACTGGACACCGACGTGTGCGGAGtactgaggggggagggcttatGTGTGGTGAGATAACTTACTGGACACCGACGCGTTGCTGTGTACTGAGCAGCTCTCTGAGTTCATTCACAGACTGGCGGTTCATCTCCTCAACGCTGCGAAGTTTGATCTCGAAGTCTTTCTGTGCATAttcattcttttgttttaacgCTGCGACCTTGAGAGAAACAAGTTCACAAAAGTCAATGACGCCATTTCTCGGAATCGTAGAGAGGTAGGAATGATGAGTATTCTGCTCTACCTCGGTGGCCATCTCGTGCTCTGCGCTTTCTTGGGCTTGCTTGGCAGCAAGGAGTTCCCGCTTTAGCTTGTCGATTTCATCTGAGGGACAAAAAAATCGCGGCTAAACTTTTCCAAGATTTCATCTTTGTAAGAGAGATTGTTACTTTCAAGGTTCCGTCATAAATTACATCGCAATTACCACAAAACTCTGTGTCCCGTTTAGCAGTTAGTCAAATGGATTTTGAGTGTGGTCAAAATCTATTTGACTATCTTCGCAAGCAAGCTGCCTAAGTCATGCTGATGTTTGTCAAGCAAGCTGCCTGTGTCATGCTGATGTTTATCACGCAAGCTTCTTGTATCATGCTGatgtttgtcacgcaagttgCCTGTGTCATGCTGATGTTTATCACGCAAGCTTCTTGTATCATGCTGATGTTTGTCACGCAAGCTGCCTGTGTCATGCTGATGTTTGTCATGCAAGATGCCTGAGTCATGCTGATGTTTGTCACGCAAGCTGCCTCAGTCATGCTGATGTTTGTCACGCAATCTGCCTATGTCACGCTGATGTTTGTCATGCAAGCTGCCTATGTCATGCTGTATTTGTCATGCAAGCTGCCTGTGTCATTCTGATGTTTGTCATGCAAGCTGCCTATGTCATGCTGTATTTGTCATGCAGGCTGCCTGAGTAGAGCTGATGTTTGTCACGCAAGCTGCCTATGTCATGCTGTATTTGTCATGCAAGCTGCCTGAGTCATGCTGTATCTGTCATGCAAACTGCCTGAGTCATGCTGATGTTTGTCACGCAAGCTGCCTATGTCATGCTGTATTTGTCATGCAAGCTGCCTGAGTAATGCTGATGTTTGTCACGCAAGCTGCCTATGTCATGCTGTATTTGTCATGCAAGCTGCCTGAGTCATGCTGTATCTGTCATGCAAACTGCCTGAGTCATGCTGATGTTTGTCACGCAAGCTGCCTATGTCATGCTGTATTTGTCATGCAAGCTGCCTGAGTAATGCTGATGTTTGTCACGCAAGCTGCCTATGTCATGCTGTATTTGTCATGCAAGCTGCCTGAGTCATGCTGTATCTGTCATGCAAGCTGCCTGAGTCATGCTGATGTTTGTCACGCAAGCTGCCTATGTCATGCTGATGTTTGTCACACAACTGCCTGAGTCATGCTGATGTTTGTCATGCAAGCTGCCTGTTATGCTGATGTTTGTCATGCAAGCTGCCTGTCATGCTGATGTTTGTCACGCAAGCTGCCTGTGTCATGCTGATGTTTGTCACGCAAGCTGCCTGTGTCATGCTGATGTTTGTCACGCAAGCTGCCTGTGTCATGCTGATGTTTGTCACACAAGCTTCTTGTGTCATGCTGATGTTTGTCACATAAGCTGCTTGTGTCATGCTGATGTTTGTCACGCAAGCTGCCTGAGTCATGCTGATGTTTGTCACGCAAGCTGCCTGAGTCATGCTGTATCTGTCACGCAAGCTGCCTGTGTCATGCTGATGTTTGTCACGCAAGCTGCCTGAGTCATGCTGATGTTTGTCACGCAAGCTGCCTGTGTCATGCTGAAGTTTGTCATGCAAGCTGCCTGTCATGCTGATGTTTGTCACACAAGCTGCTTGAGTCATGCTGATGTTTGTCACGCAAGCTGCCTGTGTTACGCTGATGTTTGTCATGCAAGCTGCCTGTGTCATGCTGATGTTTATCACACAAGCTGCCAGTCATGCTGACGTTTGTCACGCAAGCTGCCTGTGTCATGCTGATGTTTGTCACACAAGCTGGGTGGGGCGATCTCACAACTCTTACCTGTCAGATTTAGAGAGTTTTCCGACATTTCTTCACACTCAGTTTCTATAGACTTAAGTCTTCGGCGAAGCTGTTCATTTTCTGACATTATCTGGGCTTTCTCTTGTTCAAATCTACAAATGAGGAGAGATGCCGATATGTTAGCCACCAGTCCTGTAAGTAACATCCATTTTATGTTCACCAGTGACAATATACCTGTGTTCCTGTCGTTTGACAACCGAGTTAAGTGTGTCAGTCTTGACTGAGGCCTCATCCCGGGCCATCTCGGCTATGCTTACTCGCTTCTGTAACTCCTCAAACGTCATTCCCACGCGCTCTATCTCACAGGGACCCTCTTGGTAAACCTGCGACAGAGTCAAGGATTTTTTGTTAGGTGAACACTTTTGGAGACATCCTGTCTTTCACGCAAATCCTTCCGGGGACACCCCCTCTAATTTAGGAGAACAATTACGGGAATATCCGTTCTAATTTAGACGGAAACTCTAACAGACCCCCCTCTATTTCAGGGACGAAAACCAAGAAATTGCATGCCCTCTGAAGTGCGTATTGAGTATGTTTTTTTCCCAGGAACTTGCTGTATTATTCTGAAATAAAGGattcacaaaaaaacacactaGTGCTCCCCTCTCCTTCAGTCTGTCTAAGCTgcccccccaccctctccccctctaaCATGTGCAGTGCCTTTTACATCTATCCTTCCTCCCTAGCCCTAAACCTCTAACTCAGGGTTGCATGTGCAGTGACTCATCTTCTCAAACAGATCTTCCTTCCACCTC contains:
- the LOC5505537 gene encoding cysteine-rich hydrophobic domain-containing protein 2, producing the protein MANFDAIFDENIEGVEESRISEDYVPNQPEPVVVRGVGHMTLFGLNSKFDPDFPQGLNAKVAPEEYKATINRVNRVLNKTMPVSVRWLLCGCICCCCTLGMSLWPVVCLNKRTKHSLNKILDAENCHLYHKLGLHWKLSKQKCNSSNMMEYVLLIEFLPKAQILRPD